CCGCAGATCGGGATGATTGTGGTGGGATCGATGGGGAAGGGGCTGGTTGCCGGGTGGATCATCGGATTCGTCGCCAAGAAGGTCAAAAACCTGATGGTCGGAATCCTGGCTGGGACCATCGTGAGCGGCCTGCTCGCACTGCCGTTCGCCCTGGGCAAGGACCCCGAGACCGGGCAGGTCTACTTCTGGGAGATCCTGATCCCGGGGATGATCGTCGGTCTCATCGTGGGCTATGCCACCCAGGTGTATCAGCCGAAGCGGCGGGTGGCCTGAGCTTCTCATCGCGTGTCAGCAGGCCATAGAGCCACGCGCCGAGGATGGTGCCGCCACCGCCCGCCACGAGCCCCAGCACCGGGGCGACGGCAAGCAGCGGTGTCGGCAGCAATCCCATCACCGCGATGGCGATGGTGGGAGTGACCCAGAAGATGAACGCGGTGATGAAACCGCTGACGACCATCGCCCGCCAGGCGCTCTCGGTGCGCTCGACCATCCAGCGGTAGAGCAGAATGGCAAACAACCCGATGAAAATGTTGGCGACGGCGAAGGTGAGCATGCCGCGAGGGGCGCCGTCGACCGCAGCAAACGCGGCCTGCCAGGCGGAGCGGAACCACCAGTTGTAGGCACACCACTCACACAGGGTGATGAACAGCCCGGTGACGACCGTTCCGATCAGCACCGCACCGAGACTTCGCGTCCCCCGGGAGTCGCGCCGTGGATGATGTCGGCCCGTCGAGGTCGGGGTGACCAGCTGAATGCGGAGCGATGGAGAAGTCAGCGGCCGGCGGCGGATCTGCACGTGGCTCATCGGATCACGCCTCCGGCTTGCGGGGCACCTTGGCGCCCTTGCTGCGTGCCTCGGAAAGCCCGATCGCGATGGCCTGCTCGCGGCTCTTCACCTTGGCCCCGTTTCCGCTCTTGAGAGTGCCGCGCTTGAGGCGCCGGAGAGCACCCTCCACGCGGGTGCTGGCAGCCTTGCCGTACTTTGGTCCGTGGGTTGAACGCGTCGGCATGAGAATCACCTCGCTCGTTGTGCGGTGTTGTGCTCCGGTGCCTAGGACGAACCAGTGGCCGACGCCATGTACACGCCGACCACCGTACTCCGGGACGTTCATGCCATCGCCAGGGCGTTGATCTCGCTCTCGGCCAGACCCGACAACGTCTTGTCGGCATTCTCTTCCTGGGCGAGGATCCCCTGCACGAGTTTGGTGACCGCCTCGTGCCCCATCAGCTGCGAGTAGGCGAGGATGGTTCCGTAACTCGCGATCTCGTAATGCTCGACCTTCTGGGCCATCGCGATGATGGCCGCATCGAGCACCTGTTCCGGGATCTCCGCTGCGTCCTCGAGGAGTTCGTCGGCCTCCTTGAGGATTCCTTCCATCGCTCGGCAGCGCTTGGGCGACACCTTTTCATCGAGTGCCTTGAACGCCTGTTTCAGGGTCGCAACGTGCCCCTCCGTCTCCTCGAGATGCGCTTCGAGTGCGCTTCGGAGCCCGGGATGGTTCGCTGCGGTGATGACTTTCGGCAGGGCCTTCACCAGTTGCTTCTCGGAGTGGAGCATATCGCGGAGTTCTTCGAGCATCAGTTCATGCAGTGATTGCATCGGCATGGAAACCTCCATCGTCATTGGGGTGCAGGCGGCGCGTGAGCCCGCACGAGTGCCCCTTGTGACGACCCGCTGCCGTGGCGTTGCACGCGCCAGAACATTCGTGTTCTTGCGTGCAGATTGAGACGCTGTTTTGGCGGTGTCAGCTCCGTCGAAGCGGAACGACTCGCTGCCCCTCGGCCGAACACGCGAGCAGCGCTGCGAGCCGGCGCTCGCGCGTTTCCTCGCGCTTGGCGCTCATGACCCAGTGGGTAGCCGTCTTTCGGTAGGATGGGGCCTCGGCCTGCCAGTATTTCCACGCGGCCGGCGAGCGGCGCAAGCGTGCCAGGAAGGCGGGAGCGAGCGTCATCGCCTCCTGTTCGAATGAGTAGAGCCCGGTGCGTTTTGCATCACGCGCTTCGAATGCGGCAACCCCGGACGCGGTCATCCGCCCCTCACGTTGCAGTCGTGCGACGTGAGCAACATTCGCCTTGCTCCAGATGCTGCGGGTCGTGCGCGGCGAGAAGCGGATCGAGAAGGAGTTCTCGTCCAGACCGCGGCGAACGCCATCAATCCAGCCGAAGGCGAGCGCTTCGTCGAGCGCGGCGGCGTACCCCACGCCCAGCTTGAGCGCGTGTGCCTTGAAAATCCGGACCAGCAGCGAGGTCTCGCGCTGGTGGTGGCGCTCCAGCCACGCCCGGAACGCTGCTCCATTTTTGAACACTACGGGCTCGACGTCGTCGGTTGTGCGCATCCTCCCCCCATAGGTCGTCGCCAGTCTGGTACCCGAGACACCTCGAAATATGGCGGATGCCCAATGCGCCGCCCGCACCCCAGGAGCACGCCATGACGACGTCACGAGCGCACCCCACCGATCTTGCTGCAGCCGAACGCGATCGCGTCGCCGAGGAGTTCCGCGCGCGGCTCCAGTCGCGAGGCGTCGTGGTCCATATCAATGATTCCCTGGCTGAACTCGGCATCATTCTCGAAGCGATCGAGAGTTTCGAGTTCGAGGTGGAACGTGGCGGCGGCGACCTGATGGTCGACGAGCCGCCACCGGGCCAGGAGCCGCAGCCGGATGATCCGGCGTTCGTGATTCCGGCTCGCCTTCCGGGCGAATCGGCGACCTGGTTTGCCACGCGCATCGAAGCGGCGACGCACCAGCTGCAGCGCCGACGGCCACAGGGCTAGCGTACCTTCACCCGAAGCGGGGGGACTCCGCATGCATACCGAGACGAGTGCGAGCGAAGTGATCGAGCAGGAGCGTCGTTTCTGGGATGCCATCCAGGATCGCAACGGTGCGGCGGTCGCCGAGATGACGGACGACGCCTGCCTGATCGTCGGCGCACAGGGGGTTTCCGCGATCGACCCGGCGAAGATGGCTGCCATGACCGAAGAGGGGACGTGGCAGCTGCTCCAATGGAGCTTCGACGCCAAGTCGACCCAGGTTCGCTTCGTGACCGAGGACGTGGCGCTGGTGGCCTACCGGGTGAGCGAATCGCTCATCGTTGACGGCAAGCCGCTCATACTGCACGCGAACGACTCGTCAGTCTGGGTGCGCCGCGAGGGTCGCTGGTACTGTGCCATGCATACCGAAGCACCGGCCGGCGACCCATTCGGCCGTGAGCGTACCAAGAGCTGAGGCTACCCCTCGGCCAGCTGCTTGAGGTTCGCGAGCCCGGCCTCGAAATCCTTGCCGATCAGCTTGTCGAAGTTGAACAGCACTGACATCACCCGCATCATGTAGGGGCGCGCGCCAGTCATCACCCAGTTGACTCGCGTGCCCCCGCTCTGGGGTTCGAGGTCGAAGAGCGCAAAGTTGTTGGCCGCGATCGGCGCGATGAAGTCGAGCTGGATCCGCAGATGCGTCGGCGCCACCGATTCGAGAATCTCCATCCGTCCCTGCCCGACCTTCTTGTTCCCTTCCCAGTCATACACCGCCCCAACGCCGCTGGTCGCGCCGCTGAACTTCCGATGCAGCGCCGGATCGAGCTTCTCCCAGGGCGACCAGCTCCCCCAATGGGTGAAGTCGTTGAGGAAGGGGAAAATCTTCTCCGCCGGGGCGGCGATCACGGTCGACCTTTCGATTCGGAACGCGTTGGACCTCACCGCGCCCAGCAGGAGCAGCAGGGCGATCATGGCGGCAAGAATGATCACGATGTTCAGGAGCATGCGACAGTCACCTCGGAAGCGAAATCAGAGCGAGTGGGTATCGGAGTGGCAGCGTGCACCATCAGATGACCTGTGAGGAAATCCACCAGGTATTACCTGACGGGTCGAGCACTCCCCCCCGGCGATCAGGATCACCCGGCTTATGCTGCGGCTCCTGCACCGAAGTCGCACCGGCATCGAGGGCGCGCCGGTAGCTCACGTCGACATCGGGCACATACAGGTGCAGCCAGGCGGGAAAGGCCGGGAATCCCGGGCCACCCTCCGCCAGCATCACGACACTGCTCCCGATCCGTACCTCGACGTGAGCAACCTTGCCATTCGGAAGGTCGAAGCGACGAAGCTGGGTCCCATCAAAGACCTCAACCAGAAAATCAATCACTTTTTGCGCACCGTGCACCATCAGATATGGCGACAGCTCGGGATAGTCGATCGGCTTCCAGTGATCAGACATAGGGTGATATCTCCAGGTGGAAGTGCCGACTACCCTGCGATCCGTTCGGT
The DNA window shown above is from Gemmatimonadota bacterium and carries:
- a CDS encoding SRPBCC family protein, with the protein product MLLNIVIILAAMIALLLLLGAVRSNAFRIERSTVIAAPAEKIFPFLNDFTHWGSWSPWEKLDPALHRKFSGATSGVGAVYDWEGNKKVGQGRMEILESVAPTHLRIQLDFIAPIAANNFALFDLEPQSGGTRVNWVMTGARPYMMRVMSVLFNFDKLIGKDFEAGLANLKQLAEG
- a CDS encoding VOC family protein; translation: MSDHWKPIDYPELSPYLMVHGAQKVIDFLVEVFDGTQLRRFDLPNGKVAHVEVRIGSSVVMLAEGGPGFPAFPAWLHLYVPDVDVSYRRALDAGATSVQEPQHKPGDPDRRGGVLDPSGNTWWISSQVI
- a CDS encoding ferritin-like domain-containing protein translates to MQSLHELMLEELRDMLHSEKQLVKALPKVITAANHPGLRSALEAHLEETEGHVATLKQAFKALDEKVSPKRCRAMEGILKEADELLEDAAEIPEQVLDAAIIAMAQKVEHYEIASYGTILAYSQLMGHEAVTKLVQGILAQEENADKTLSGLAESEINALAMA
- a CDS encoding nuclear transport factor 2 family protein, which gives rise to MHTETSASEVIEQERRFWDAIQDRNGAAVAEMTDDACLIVGAQGVSAIDPAKMAAMTEEGTWQLLQWSFDAKSTQVRFVTEDVALVAYRVSESLIVDGKPLILHANDSSVWVRREGRWYCAMHTEAPAGDPFGRERTKS
- a CDS encoding YdeI/OmpD-associated family protein, whose translation is MFKNGAAFRAWLERHHQRETSLLVRIFKAHALKLGVGYAAALDEALAFGWIDGVRRGLDENSFSIRFSPRTTRSIWSKANVAHVARLQREGRMTASGVAAFEARDAKRTGLYSFEQEAMTLAPAFLARLRRSPAAWKYWQAEAPSYRKTATHWVMSAKREETRERRLAALLACSAEGQRVVPLRRS
- a CDS encoding DUF6496 domain-containing protein; amino-acid sequence: MPTRSTHGPKYGKAASTRVEGALRRLKRGTLKSGNGAKVKSREQAIAIGLSEARSKGAKVPRKPEA